In Oreochromis niloticus isolate F11D_XX linkage group LG5, O_niloticus_UMD_NMBU, whole genome shotgun sequence, a single window of DNA contains:
- the zpr1 gene encoding zinc finger protein ZPR1, translating to MSVISEEHVRGGSVFKDISADDDDWQPTEIESLCMNCYKNGTTRLLLTKIPFFKEIILSSFSCANCGWTNTEIQSAGRIQEQGVCYTLKVKTKEDLNREVVKADSATTRIPELDFEIPAFTQKGSLSTIEGLLDRAVAGLEQDQAVRRATDPEVAGKIEEFIQKLRELKEVEKEFTLVIEDPSGNSFVENPVAPQKDEALTVTFFKRTVQQDIQLGIKADDDLDEEPEGNDLETMRNEVLTFNTNCPECNAPASTNMKLVQIPHFKEVIIMATNCDSCGHRTNEVKSGGATEALGTKITLHITDPSDMTRDLLKSETCAVIIPELEFELGMAALGGKFTTLEGLLKDIKDLTVSKNPFICGDSSTADRVQKLREFGEKIDKVIVGELDVHVILDDPAGNSYLQNVYAPEPDPEMTVEKYTRSYQQNEELGLNDMKTENYEEKNNVPAVPGGTE from the coding sequence ATGTCTGTTATTTCAGAGGAACATGTTCGAGGTGGCAGCGTTTTCAAGGATATTAGCGCAGACGACGACGACTGGCAGCCCACTGAGATTGAGAGCCTGTGTATGAACTGCTACAAGAACGGTACAACACGTTTGCTTCTGACCAAAATCCCtttctttaaagaaataattCTGAGCTCCTTCAGCTGCGCCAACTGTGGCTGGACAAACACTGAAATCCAGTCTGCGGGTCGGATTCAAGAGCAAGGCGTGTGTTACACGCTGAAAGTCAAAACAAAAGAGGACCTAAACCGGGAGGTTGTAAAAGCAGACAGCGCGACCACAAGGATCCCCGAGCTGGATTTTGAAATCCCTGCCTTCACTCAGAAAGGCTCTCTGTCTACCATTGAGGGTCTTTTAGACAGAGCAGTCGCAGGGTTGGAGCAAGACCAGGCTGTGAGGCGAGCCACAGATCCTGAGGTGGCTGGGAAGATAGAAGAATTCATCCAGAAGCTCAGGGAGCTAAAAGAGGTTGAAAAGGAGTTCACGCTAGTGATTGAGGATCCATCTGGGAACAGTTTTGTGGAAAATCCTGTTGCACCGCAAAAAGATGAGGCTCTCACAGTAACCTTCTTTAAGCGGACAGTCCAGCAGGATATACAGCTGGGAATAAAGGCAGATGACGACCTGGATGAGGAACCAGAGGGCAACGACCTGGAGACGATGAGAAATGAAGTTCTGACATTCAACACTAACTGTCCCGAGTGCAACGCACCAGCCTCCACCAACATGAAACTGGTCCAGATCCCCCACTTCAAGGAGGTAATCATCATGGCCACTAACTGTGACAGCTGTGGCCATCGGACCAATGAGGTGAAATCGGGTGGAGCGACAGAGGCACTTGGCACCAAGATCACCCTGCACATCACTGATCCTTCAGACATGACCCGAGATTTGCTGAAATCAGAGACGTGTGCCGTCATCATCCCAGAGCTGGAGTTCGAGCTGGGGATGGCAGCCCTGGGTGGGAAGTTCACAACTCTTGAGGGCCTGCTGAAAGACATCAAAGACCTGACCGTCTCCAAAAACCCCTTCATCTGTGGGGACAGCAGCACTGCAGATCGGGTACAGAAGCTGCGTGAGTTTGGAGAGAAAATAGACAAGGTCATTGTAGGAGAACTCGATGTCCATGTCATCCTTGATGACCCTGCAGGGAACAGCTATTTACAGAATGTCTACGCTCCGGAGCCAGATCCTGAGATGACTGTTGAGAAGTACACCCGCTCGTATCAACAGAATGAAGAGCTGGGACTGAATGACATGAAGACTGAGAATTATGAAGAGAAAAATAATGTGCCAGCAGTACCTGGAGGGACTGAATGA
- the rpl22 gene encoding large ribosomal subunit protein eL22, giving the protein MAPIRQVVKKPGGKKKKQILKFTLDCTHPVEDGIMDAANFEQFLQERIKVNGKAGNLGGGVVSIERSKSKIAVNSEVPFSKRYLKYLTKKYLKKNNLRDWLRVVANTKESYELRYFQINQDEEEEDED; this is encoded by the exons ATGGCTCCGATT AGGCAGGTGGTTAAGAAGCCGggtgggaagaagaagaagcagatcCTGAAGTTCACCCTGGACTGCACCCACCCTGTTGAGGATGGCATCATGGATGCTGCCAACTTC GAGCAGTTCCTGCAGGAGCGCATCAAGGTGAACGGCAAAGCTGGAAATCTTGGTGGTGGTGTGGTGTCCATTGAGAGGAGCAAGAGTAAAATTGCTGTGAACTCTGAAGTTCCCTTCTCAAAGag GTACTTGAAGTATCTTACCAAGAAGTATCTGAAAAAGAACAACCTCAGGGACTGGCTGCGGGTGGTAGCTAACACCAAGGAGAGCTATGAGCTGCGCTACTTCCAGATCAAccaggatgaggaggaagaggacgaAGATTAA